From a single Coturnix japonica isolate 7356 chromosome 18, Coturnix japonica 2.1, whole genome shotgun sequence genomic region:
- the RNF222 gene encoding RING finger protein 222 — protein sequence MAETSPSKEGAPAECPVCYEKFHPLEHTHRQLSCGHAFCHDCLVKCLLSAKLDGHIQSSIICPVCRYVTFLSKKKALWPSNPRTLEMPLSPSSLSQLTKLESSNTLVVPSHFVMPVQSLERCSPTGAQGELARGAHIFIISRHGMPLVDTDYSSLRRESQAETQSTMSSSSALGLQFCQSPIALAVLLILTVALLAAVLPWLLLVKRDSQ from the coding sequence ATGGCTGAGACCTCACCAAGCAAGGAAGGAGCCCCTGCTGAGTGCCCCGTCTGCTACGAGAAGTTCCACCCCCTGGAACACACACATCGCCAGCTCAGCTGCGGGCACGCCTTCTGCCACGACTGCCTGGTGAAGTGCCTGCTCTCTGCCAAGCTGGACGGCCACATCCAGAGCAGCATCATCTGCCCTGTGTGCCGCTACGTCACCTTCCTCAGCAAGAAGAAGGCGCTGTGGCCGTCCAACCCACGGACACTGGAAATGCCCCTGTCACCGTCCTCCTTATCCCAGCTGACCAAACTGGAGAGCAGCAACACCCTGGTGGTACCCAGTCACTTTGTGATGCCGGTGCAGAGCTTGGAGAGGTGCAGCCCCACGGGTGCACAGGGAGAGTTGGCACGTGGAGCCCATATCTTCATCATCAGCAGGCATGGGATGCCACTGGTGGACACGGACTACTCCTCCCTGCGGAGAGAAAGCCAGGCAGAGACGCAGAGCACCATGTCCTCCAGCTCGGCCCTGGGGCTGCAGTTCTGCCAGTCGCCCATTgctctggcagtgctgctcatcCTCACTGTGGCCCTGTTGGCAGCTGTGTtgccctggctgctgctggtcaAGAGGGACTCACAGTGA